In the Cryptomeria japonica unplaced genomic scaffold, Sugi_1.0 HiC_scaffold_84, whole genome shotgun sequence genome, one interval contains:
- the LOC131864367 gene encoding germin-like protein 8-2: MANRMIYFTLGLFLLICCYSDRVMAGDPDPLQDFCVADEESNVLVNGFVCKDPMQVSANDFFFRGLGQAGNTDNDVGSNVTMANVKQIPGLNTFGISLVRIDYAQNVGHENAVAIAGLSSQFPGVQTIANSLFAANPPLPDSVLSKAFRITQELGYWRPLVPFIASVLDISMSSSYSKD, encoded by the exons ATGGCTAACCGCATGATTTACTTCACGTTGGGACTTTTTCTGTTGATATGCTGTTACAGCGACAGGGTCATGGCAGGGGATCCGGATCCCTTGCAAGATTTCTGCGTTGCAGATGAGGAAAGCAACG TTTTGGTGAACGGGTTCGTTTGCAAAGACCCAATGCAAGTTTCAGCAAACGATTTCTTCTTCCGGGGACTTGGGCAGGCAGGGAACACCGACAATGATGTGGGCTCCAACGTAACGATGGCGAACGTTAAACAGATACCAGGCCTCAATACGTTTGGAATATCGTTGGTCCGCATCGACTACGCA cagaatgtggggCATGAAAATGCAGTGGCCATAGCTGGATTGAGCAGCCAGTTTCCCGGAGTTCAGACAATCGCCAATTCTCTGTTTGCGGCGAATCCCCCTCTCCCCGATTCCGTTTTGAGCAAGGCCTTCCGCATCACCCAGGAACTG GGTTATTGGCGTCCTCTTGTGCCATTCATAGCATCTGTTTTGGACATCAGCATGTCCTCATCATATTCCAAAGATTGA